In one window of Photorhabdus laumondii subsp. laumondii DNA:
- a CDS encoding AMP-binding protein has protein sequence MTDSNFFLSEYDGVALSPISFLRRAILSNGDDIAVIDGECHWTWSQYASRCERLAIALKKMGVCKETVVSALLPNIHELLELHFAVPMAGGILNALSTRTDSNTLNFIFKKLNPKVLFIDRTFISLLDDVSLDKQVKIIVIDVDGAVISESISDREFIQYESLITTHKSGELSFSLRDEQEAISINVTSGTSGQPKLIVYSHRGVFLNSISNVLDWDIPKRPTFLWTLPMFHCNGWCFPWAITARGGTHICMRKFDAEEAILLMQKHKVTHYCGAPIVHCALGTIARKQGLHFKEKIHGLVAGAPPTEMMFSLLDSIGIAVTQVYGMTETYGPVVVCEEKSDWEKLSKSVRISKRMRQGIVSNLQGQVCVIEENTGLQVPFDGKTVGELVIRGNMVASYDPDRHVTLDAASQWLFTGDLAVVENDGYVRIVDRKRDIIISGGENISSLELENILSNYPGVLAAAVVAKPDSHWGEVPYAFIELEETSSVTEYELDNYICTVMARYKRPKGYTFLTLPRNASGKIIKGQLRQLIRNS, from the coding sequence ATGACTGATTCTAATTTTTTCTTAAGTGAATATGATGGTGTCGCGCTTTCGCCTATTTCATTTCTAAGACGAGCAATACTGAGTAATGGAGATGATATTGCTGTCATAGATGGAGAATGTCATTGGACTTGGAGCCAATATGCATCTCGGTGTGAAAGGCTTGCAATAGCTTTGAAAAAAATGGGCGTTTGTAAAGAAACAGTTGTGTCCGCGCTTCTACCCAATATACACGAGCTTCTTGAATTACATTTTGCGGTTCCAATGGCAGGCGGTATCTTGAATGCGCTCAGTACCCGAACGGACTCAAATACTTTAAATTTTATATTTAAAAAACTTAATCCTAAGGTATTGTTTATTGATAGAACCTTTATTTCACTGTTGGATGATGTTTCTCTAGACAAACAAGTAAAGATCATCGTTATTGATGTGGATGGCGCAGTCATTTCAGAATCAATTTCTGACCGGGAATTTATTCAATATGAATCGCTGATAACTACGCATAAATCGGGAGAGTTGTCTTTTTCTCTACGAGATGAACAAGAGGCGATCAGCATAAATGTAACTTCAGGAACAAGTGGACAACCTAAACTTATTGTCTATTCTCACCGTGGCGTGTTTCTTAATTCTATTTCTAATGTTCTGGATTGGGATATACCAAAACGACCGACGTTCTTATGGACGTTACCAATGTTTCACTGTAATGGGTGGTGTTTTCCGTGGGCTATCACTGCTCGGGGAGGTACACACATCTGTATGCGCAAGTTTGACGCAGAAGAAGCGATATTGCTAATGCAGAAGCATAAGGTAACACACTATTGTGGAGCGCCTATTGTCCATTGCGCATTAGGTACTATTGCGCGGAAACAAGGGCTGCATTTTAAGGAGAAAATTCATGGATTAGTCGCAGGTGCGCCGCCTACAGAGATGATGTTTTCTCTATTAGATTCCATTGGAATAGCAGTAACGCAAGTCTATGGTATGACTGAGACATATGGCCCGGTCGTTGTGTGTGAAGAGAAGAGCGATTGGGAGAAGCTCTCTAAATCCGTAAGAATATCCAAGAGGATGCGTCAAGGCATTGTCTCAAATTTACAAGGTCAAGTTTGTGTTATTGAGGAAAATACGGGATTACAGGTGCCTTTTGATGGAAAGACTGTTGGTGAGCTTGTAATTCGTGGAAATATGGTTGCATCTTATGATCCAGATCGGCATGTGACTCTTGATGCAGCAAGTCAATGGCTTTTCACAGGGGATCTGGCTGTCGTTGAAAATGATGGCTATGTCAGAATTGTAGATAGAAAGAGAGATATTATTATTTCTGGTGGTGAGAATATTTCTAGTCTGGAATTGGAAAATATACTGTCAAACTATCCCGGTGTTTTAGCTGCCGCCGTTGTAGCAAAGCCAGATTCACATTGGGGTGAAGTACCGTATGCATTTATAGAGCTCGAAGAAACTTCATCAGTTACAGAGTATGAATTGGACAATTATATTTGTACGGTAATGGCGCGCTATAAGCGCCCTAAAGGTTATACTTTTTTAACTTTACCCAGAAACGCAAGTGGAAAAATCATAAAAGGGCAATTGAGACAATTGATTAGGAATTCCTGA
- a CDS encoding MFS transporter — translation MNGKLDLLPFTTFVRGFLFWAAATAAVGYIPLFVETTDFSTTQAAVFLSGTAIGRMVFQPIMGQFISPKNCLQIYTGALIGLMSCSICLFLFSNPVSLLLCSRLLEGAFFSGFIISWRTQLNRFSQSPNFESVNDSYVISQNAGRLAGPMAGGIIVAKFDLYSVFLFSAILYSLCLIILPQKTAITSTDNHSREHIRITLAQLLSRNWRLLLVHHLEFMCLGLWLASWPIFAVYASGFNPIEVGYSFAVAAAGGFFVLPLRKLLRKIALKARFVISLILLFLQPSGALLISAHLGFWVMLLLGGLGSTIYFTAFHQFISKTYPVEQIPAIYGFLGTSTFLAQAVGQAVTPYAQQFGGVDAPIIIDAILLLIMISIAFSIYKKGSEKYD, via the coding sequence ATGAACGGAAAATTAGATCTGCTACCTTTTACTACATTTGTTCGAGGTTTCCTTTTTTGGGCCGCAGCTACTGCGGCCGTGGGTTATATACCTTTGTTTGTAGAAACAACGGATTTTTCCACAACACAAGCAGCCGTCTTCCTATCGGGAACTGCTATTGGAAGAATGGTATTCCAGCCTATTATGGGGCAATTTATCTCACCTAAAAATTGTTTACAGATATATACCGGTGCATTAATTGGACTTATGTCTTGTAGCATCTGTTTATTCCTTTTTAGCAACCCTGTTAGTTTACTATTGTGTTCCAGACTGCTGGAAGGGGCTTTTTTTTCAGGATTCATTATCTCTTGGCGAACGCAGCTTAATAGATTTTCCCAATCTCCGAATTTTGAGTCGGTGAATGATAGCTATGTTATTTCCCAAAATGCTGGGCGTTTAGCGGGTCCAATGGCAGGTGGGATTATCGTTGCGAAGTTTGACCTTTATAGTGTTTTCTTATTCTCAGCAATTCTGTATTCCTTGTGTCTGATAATATTGCCCCAAAAAACTGCTATTACATCTACTGACAATCATAGTCGTGAACATATTCGGATAACGTTAGCTCAACTCCTTAGTCGTAATTGGAGGTTACTTCTGGTTCACCATCTGGAATTTATGTGTCTTGGTTTATGGTTAGCCTCATGGCCTATCTTTGCTGTATACGCTAGTGGATTCAATCCAATAGAGGTTGGCTATTCGTTTGCTGTTGCGGCTGCGGGAGGTTTTTTTGTTTTACCACTGCGTAAGCTGTTACGAAAAATAGCTTTAAAGGCACGATTCGTCATCTCTCTTATACTTTTGTTTTTGCAACCGAGCGGTGCTCTTTTGATATCAGCTCACTTAGGCTTTTGGGTAATGTTACTATTGGGTGGTCTTGGCAGTACCATTTATTTCACTGCCTTTCATCAGTTTATATCGAAGACTTATCCTGTTGAACAAATACCTGCAATTTATGGATTCTTAGGAACAAGTACTTTCTTAGCTCAAGCAGTCGGCCAAGCTGTAACACCATATGCTCAGCAATTTGGTGGAGTTGATGCACCAATTATTATCGACGCTATATTGCTTCTTATCATGATATCAATCGCTTTTAGCATATATAAAAAAGGGAGTGAGAAATATGACTGA
- a CDS encoding Gfo/Idh/MocA family oxidoreductase: protein MKKKHKPVRKLIVFGCGPHFLNRYLDVLLEYRDTIEVMLIVDLKCREMKIRCALNEKGLKPRAYLFLDEKYRNYPDSDEIYRLLSAIPEVYQADAVIVSTEPKAHKVYALWAAENGLNVFMDKPITAPYSSNAENLMVDFAELLTASRKTNSRFVISCERRMQFGYRYVEKFLTEFMSSFQIPITSMHVHFGGGWWVIPSEMLNLENHPLKYGYGVLFYSGYHYLDLVARFALYNKKIQDIDLLKPHVKTMVVRPNALAEALPFTTYSHALKEEDKNQDQIAHQLSDYGELDFSVIGNYSKGIQHRMFFSMDLIETTLTGRIMPNSIPSDGRIRQEIVNIHLGHFCSISIVSNSFRKLTEGDTIPEDFNITIATHPMFTRRGEQTVLRINRKDLSQLNPSLPLCAGLNVHARKEQLRDFLSGGDANSELSTHENSVALLAAVYEQVSKTNTVPQ from the coding sequence ATGAAAAAAAAGCATAAACCAGTACGGAAACTAATCGTATTTGGATGTGGTCCTCACTTTTTAAATAGATATTTAGATGTTCTATTGGAGTACCGCGATACCATTGAGGTTATGCTTATAGTTGACTTGAAATGCCGAGAAATGAAAATTCGCTGTGCATTAAATGAGAAGGGATTAAAGCCCAGAGCATACTTATTTCTTGATGAAAAATACAGAAATTATCCAGATTCAGACGAAATTTACAGGTTACTTTCTGCAATTCCAGAAGTCTATCAGGCTGATGCTGTTATAGTGAGCACTGAACCAAAAGCTCATAAAGTATATGCTCTATGGGCAGCCGAAAATGGACTGAACGTGTTCATGGATAAACCAATAACCGCCCCTTATTCGTCAAACGCGGAAAATTTAATGGTAGATTTTGCAGAACTATTGACTGCTTCGAGAAAAACCAACAGTAGATTTGTAATCAGTTGTGAACGTCGAATGCAATTTGGATATAGATATGTGGAAAAGTTTCTAACTGAATTCATGAGCTCATTCCAAATACCTATCACATCAATGCATGTTCATTTTGGTGGCGGGTGGTGGGTAATTCCATCGGAAATGCTCAATTTGGAAAACCATCCACTTAAATACGGTTATGGAGTATTATTTTATTCTGGGTATCATTATTTAGATCTGGTCGCTCGCTTTGCACTCTACAATAAAAAAATACAGGATATAGACCTCCTGAAACCACATGTCAAAACAATGGTAGTCCGCCCAAATGCGCTAGCGGAAGCTCTACCATTTACGACTTATTCACATGCCCTTAAGGAAGAGGATAAAAATCAAGATCAAATTGCACATCAATTGTCGGACTATGGTGAGTTAGACTTCTCAGTAATAGGAAATTATTCCAAAGGTATTCAACATCGAATGTTTTTCAGCATGGATCTGATAGAAACAACCTTAACTGGCAGGATAATGCCGAATAGTATTCCAAGCGATGGACGAATACGACAGGAAATCGTAAATATTCATCTAGGGCATTTCTGCTCAATTAGCATCGTATCGAATTCTTTTCGGAAACTGACAGAAGGTGACACGATACCGGAAGATTTTAATATAACTATTGCTACCCATCCAATGTTTACCCGGAGGGGAGAACAAACTGTGTTACGAATCAACCGCAAAGATCTATCACAGTTAAACCCAAGCCTCCCTCTATGCGCGGGCTTGAATGTCCACGCAAGAAAAGAGCAGCTTCGCGATTTTTTAAGTGGTGGAGATGCGAACTCAGAGTTATCAACTCACGAAAATTCAGTTGCATTGCTTGCTGCGGTTTATGAACAGGTCTCTAAGACAAACACAGTTCCTCAATAG
- a CDS encoding citrate/2-methylcitrate synthase, which produces MTSKILARSINEFFEVQQLSDQTILKPNRKIKMKILDEGLMQTAICRSNIGRIDEKELKLEYRGHNVRDLANNYSFSDVVYLLITGKLNSEGSEEFLDMLHNNYLSALKHIEKLTPVIFDTTPTDFLTIAVLSSQGKWLSDCSVKTKDERLIITASILAAIAAAIAIYAQKYAISEPVFKTFFGTKHRFFASFLATCFGQQCDDVAEEMLNKFLILHAEHGLNCSTATVRAVASSGADPFNAVAAGICAFSGPLHGGASGAVGLMIDDIHDNSKNISTFIDELVERKQRLMGFGHRIYKQPDPRASYMSDILIKQKAKFDVISSYVNISQELASEVSKRPYFSQRGLYPNPDLFNGLLLRRAGFKSHMNTALLCFSRAAGWLAHYYDSIDSKAPILRPQELYL; this is translated from the coding sequence ATGACATCGAAAATTTTGGCAAGATCAATTAACGAATTTTTTGAAGTACAACAATTGTCAGACCAAACTATTCTCAAGCCAAATCGAAAAATAAAGATGAAGATACTCGATGAAGGTTTAATGCAAACAGCCATCTGTAGAAGTAATATAGGTCGAATCGATGAAAAAGAGTTGAAGCTTGAGTACCGAGGCCATAATGTCCGAGACCTAGCAAATAACTATTCTTTTAGTGATGTTGTGTATCTTCTGATTACAGGAAAACTAAATTCAGAAGGAAGTGAAGAGTTTTTAGATATGCTCCATAACAATTACCTATCAGCACTCAAGCATATTGAAAAGTTAACACCAGTAATATTCGATACTACTCCCACTGATTTCCTCACAATTGCAGTTTTATCTTCGCAGGGTAAATGGCTTTCTGACTGTTCTGTAAAAACAAAGGACGAACGTTTGATAATTACTGCATCTATTTTGGCAGCAATAGCTGCCGCAATTGCTATATATGCTCAGAAATATGCTATATCCGAACCTGTATTTAAAACTTTTTTCGGTACTAAGCATCGATTCTTTGCAAGCTTTTTAGCAACATGTTTTGGCCAACAGTGTGACGATGTAGCAGAAGAAATGTTAAACAAGTTTTTAATTCTTCATGCAGAACATGGGCTGAACTGCTCAACTGCAACCGTTAGAGCTGTAGCGAGTTCCGGTGCAGATCCATTTAATGCTGTAGCTGCGGGTATTTGCGCATTCAGCGGTCCTCTTCATGGCGGAGCGAGTGGGGCAGTTGGTTTAATGATCGATGATATACACGACAATTCTAAAAATATTAGTACTTTTATTGATGAACTAGTAGAAAGAAAGCAACGTCTTATGGGATTTGGTCATCGAATTTACAAACAACCAGACCCACGAGCTTCTTACATGAGCGATATTCTTATCAAACAGAAGGCAAAATTCGATGTTATTTCTTCCTATGTAAATATTTCACAGGAACTTGCATCGGAAGTATCGAAAAGGCCGTATTTTTCGCAACGGGGATTATACCCAAATCCGGATCTATTTAATGGGTTGCTACTTCGTAGAGCTGGTTTCAAGTCGCACATGAATACTGCTCTCCTTTGCTTTAGTCGTGCTGCTGGTTGGTTGGCTCATTACTATGACAGTATTGACAGTAAAGCGCCAATTCTGCGACCACAGGAGCTATATTTATGA
- a CDS encoding nucleotidyltransferase domain-containing protein, giving the protein MRYAELGLYRLLESKELSCIHKNSAYVLKIPTEDLNWLVTCNTSWQKFEKELLSNINIFRDAAARLSGIAEYYSTLLQHFYPETRIVSAQGKVDDLLSLQPIIDQVIILLRQFIGDRLLAFYLHGSAARGDMRSGSDIDSIVIVDKVDTVILEAIRSTQSRFKDLSISVYSESNVHQYPSFRAYALINGTKRVYGDLALEMKPSLKSDIYGIINNLFTIRQIARSYLISGTYGHRAHYMLGLMMKLTDHGCLRPLQILKSGFYPTKKTQVLEYYRDNEIFTDIIKYTQNLKESENTLKQKLLIGSRAELENLFYSLLDACEIVAEKLHMVQVEKSIL; this is encoded by the coding sequence ATGCGTTACGCCGAATTGGGGCTATATCGTTTGCTCGAATCGAAGGAACTATCTTGTATTCACAAAAATAGTGCATATGTTTTGAAAATACCAACAGAAGATCTTAATTGGCTGGTCACTTGCAATACATCTTGGCAAAAGTTTGAAAAAGAACTTTTATCCAATATTAATATTTTTCGTGATGCAGCGGCACGGTTAAGTGGAATCGCGGAGTACTATTCGACGTTGTTGCAGCACTTTTACCCGGAGACACGTATTGTTTCAGCACAGGGTAAAGTAGACGATCTTCTTTCATTACAACCGATTATTGATCAAGTGATTATTCTTTTAAGGCAGTTTATTGGAGATAGATTATTAGCCTTTTATCTCCACGGTAGTGCTGCCCGAGGTGATATGAGAAGTGGTTCAGATATAGACTCTATTGTTATCGTGGATAAGGTCGATACAGTTATCCTTGAAGCAATTCGCTCAACACAATCTAGGTTCAAGGATTTATCCATCTCTGTATATAGTGAATCGAATGTTCACCAGTATCCTAGTTTCAGAGCATATGCGCTCATTAATGGAACTAAGCGTGTCTATGGGGATCTTGCTTTAGAAATGAAACCGTCATTGAAAAGCGATATATATGGCATTATTAATAATTTATTTACTATAAGGCAAATAGCTCGTTCTTATCTGATTTCTGGTACATATGGACATCGAGCACATTATATGCTTGGGCTGATGATGAAACTTACCGATCACGGTTGCTTACGCCCTTTGCAAATCCTAAAAAGTGGTTTCTATCCAACAAAGAAAACTCAGGTTTTGGAATATTACAGAGACAACGAAATTTTCACCGACATTATTAAATATACGCAAAACCTAAAAGAAAGTGAGAATACGCTGAAGCAAAAATTGCTTATTGGAAGTCGAGCGGAATTAGAAAATTTATTCTATTCATTACTTGACGCATGTGAAATAGTGGCAGAGAAATTACATATGGTACAGGTCGAGAAGTCAATTTTATAG
- a CDS encoding IS630-like element ISPlu19 family transposase produces the protein MKIFITDEQKAELEHLHHTCRDKRECDRIKAVLLASEGWSSVMIAQALRLHEMTVNRHISDYLNQGKLKSDNGGSDSLLSQEQTDFLINHLSQHLFHHTHEIVAYVAQLWNITFSIPGMNKWLHRQGFSYKKPCGVPHKFDAEKQRQFIEYYENLKVTAKDEPILFLDAVHPTQGTKLGYGWMRKGEKKTVKTTGSRTRLNILGALNLNAIGRTVFQEYQTINDYNICCFFNEIRKSYPDYHQKIHLIVDGAGYNKAHLVKEWAYVSNIELHYLPPYSPNLNPIERLWKVMNEQVRNNRYFADKHEFRDNVFKFFTTTLPDIADSLMSRINDHFQVLKTAS, from the coding sequence ATGAAAATATTCATTACCGATGAACAAAAAGCCGAACTTGAACATCTCCATCACACCTGCCGTGATAAGAGGGAGTGTGATCGCATCAAAGCGGTCCTGCTGGCCTCTGAAGGCTGGAGTTCAGTGATGATCGCTCAGGCCCTGCGTCTTCATGAAATGACCGTTAACCGTCATATCAGCGATTACCTTAATCAAGGTAAACTTAAATCTGATAATGGGGGGTCTGATAGTTTGCTTTCTCAAGAACAAACTGATTTTTTAATCAATCACTTATCTCAACATCTTTTCCATCACACCCATGAAATCGTGGCCTATGTTGCTCAGCTCTGGAATATTACCTTTAGCATTCCCGGCATGAATAAATGGCTACACCGTCAGGGTTTTTCTTATAAAAAACCTTGTGGCGTCCCTCATAAATTCGACGCAGAAAAACAGCGACAATTTATTGAATATTATGAGAATCTTAAAGTCACAGCGAAAGACGAACCCATCCTTTTTCTTGATGCTGTTCACCCGACTCAAGGCACCAAACTCGGTTATGGCTGGATGCGAAAAGGCGAGAAAAAAACAGTAAAAACAACAGGAAGCCGGACTCGCCTGAATATATTGGGCGCGCTCAACCTGAATGCCATTGGTCGTACGGTGTTCCAGGAATATCAAACCATCAATGACTACAACATTTGCTGTTTTTTCAATGAAATAAGAAAGTCTTATCCTGACTATCATCAAAAAATTCATCTTATTGTGGATGGGGCGGGTTACAACAAAGCTCATCTTGTTAAGGAGTGGGCTTATGTTAGCAATATTGAGTTACATTACCTTCCTCCCTATAGCCCAAATTTAAACCCAATAGAGCGATTATGGAAGGTCATGAATGAACAGGTTCGAAATAACCGTTATTTTGCGGATAAACATGAATTTCGAGACAACGTCTTCAAATTTTTCACCACAACGCTACCGGATATAGCGGACTCGCTGATGTCTAGAATTAACGACCATTTTCAGGTGCTAAAAACTGCATCTTGA
- the lsrK gene encoding autoinducer-2 kinase, with protein MNQRRSANPSGKYLMALDAGTGSVRAVIFDLEGNQIAAGQAEWIHQPVPDVPGSMEFDLATNWQLVCQCIRQALKTAQLPASAIQGVASCSMREGIVLYNRNGEPIWACANVDARSSQEVSELKALYDSTFEYDVYRCSGQTLALGAMPRLLWLAHHRPDIYHQATALTMISDWLANMLSGELAVDPSNAGTTGMLDLVSRDWRPDLLEMAGLRSDILSPVKETGTLLGYVTEKAAVQCGLNIGTPVIMGGGDVQLGCLGLGVVKPAQTAVIGGTFWQQVVNLPEPVTDPNMNTRINPHVIPGMVQAESISFFTGLTMRWFRDAFCAEEKLLAERLGVDTYSLLEDMAARVPAGAYGVIPIFSDVMRFKAWYHAAPSFINLSIDPEKCNKATLFRALEENAAIVSACNLDLISAFSAVKPDSLVFAGGGSKGKLWSQILSDVTGLPVRVPMVKESTALGCAIAAGVGVGLYDAMGATGEKLVRWQHEYQPNPEHCEVYQKAKQDWQAIYADQLTLVDHGLTTSLWKAPGL; from the coding sequence ATGAATCAACGCCGTAGTGCTAATCCATCGGGAAAATATCTGATGGCGCTTGATGCAGGAACAGGGAGTGTTCGTGCAGTGATATTTGATCTTGAAGGAAATCAGATTGCCGCAGGGCAGGCTGAATGGATACATCAGCCTGTACCTGATGTACCGGGTTCAATGGAGTTTGATTTAGCGACGAACTGGCAGCTTGTTTGCCAATGTATCCGTCAGGCGCTGAAAACCGCACAATTGCCTGCCAGTGCTATTCAGGGAGTGGCTTCTTGCTCTATGCGGGAAGGTATCGTGCTTTATAACCGCAATGGTGAGCCGATCTGGGCTTGTGCTAATGTGGATGCGCGTTCCAGCCAAGAAGTGAGTGAATTGAAGGCGTTGTATGACAGCACTTTTGAATATGATGTGTATCGGTGTTCAGGGCAAACATTAGCGTTGGGTGCAATGCCTCGTCTGTTATGGTTAGCTCATCATCGCCCGGATATCTATCATCAGGCGACGGCCTTAACCATGATCAGCGACTGGCTGGCAAATATGCTCAGTGGTGAGTTGGCAGTCGATCCCTCCAATGCCGGTACGACAGGCATGCTGGATCTGGTAAGCCGTGATTGGCGTCCCGATCTACTGGAAATGGCAGGATTGCGTTCTGATATTCTTTCGCCGGTAAAAGAGACGGGAACCTTGTTAGGTTACGTCACGGAGAAAGCCGCTGTTCAATGTGGACTGAATATTGGCACACCGGTCATTATGGGCGGTGGTGATGTACAGCTCGGCTGTCTTGGTTTAGGTGTGGTCAAACCTGCCCAGACCGCCGTTATTGGTGGCACATTTTGGCAGCAGGTTGTTAATCTGCCTGAACCGGTCACTGACCCAAATATGAATACACGGATAAATCCTCATGTTATTCCCGGCATGGTTCAGGCGGAGTCGATTAGTTTCTTTACTGGCTTAACCATGCGTTGGTTTAGGGATGCATTTTGCGCGGAAGAAAAGCTGTTGGCGGAGCGTCTTGGCGTTGATACTTATAGCTTACTGGAAGATATGGCGGCCAGAGTTCCGGCGGGCGCTTACGGTGTCATACCCATTTTCTCTGATGTGATGCGGTTTAAAGCTTGGTATCACGCAGCACCTTCCTTTATTAACCTTTCCATTGATCCTGAGAAATGCAATAAAGCGACTCTATTTCGTGCATTGGAAGAGAATGCCGCGATTGTCTCGGCCTGTAACTTGGATCTGATTTCTGCTTTTTCCGCAGTGAAACCGGATTCACTGGTATTCGCGGGTGGTGGTTCAAAAGGAAAATTATGGAGTCAGATTTTATCTGATGTGACAGGGTTGCCGGTTCGGGTGCCGATGGTTAAAGAATCGACCGCTTTGGGGTGTGCCATTGCTGCCGGAGTGGGGGTTGGGCTTTATGATGCAATGGGGGCGACGGGGGAAAAATTGGTGCGTTGGCAACATGAATATCAGCCAAATCCTGAACATTGTGAAGTGTATCAGAAGGCTAAACAGGACTGGCAGGCGATATACGCCGATCAATTAACGTTGGTCGATCATGGTTTGACAACTTCATTATGGAAGGCGCCGGGATTATAG
- the lsrR gene encoding transcriptional regulator LsrR — translation MSIKSVKEKSAKEKNIPSEDASPGNSMSEEELLARIAWFYYHDGLTQGDIGDLLGLSRLKVSRLLEKGRQSGVIRVQINSRYEGCLALEDTLQKHFSLKQVRVLPALANMNLSARLGVGAAHLLMALIEPQQLLAVGFGETTMCALQHLSGFISSQQIRLVTLSGGVGPYMTGIGQLDAACSINIIPAPLRASTAQVAETFRQESSVRDVLLAACAADIAIVGIGAVNQQQQATIMRSGYISGGEQLMFGRKGAVGDILGYFMRADGELVEDMQIHQELIGISMPELKTIPTVIGVAGGEEKAEAIIAALNGQYINGLVTEEQTARVMLNLLR, via the coding sequence ATGTCGATAAAATCAGTGAAAGAAAAATCAGCTAAAGAGAAAAATATACCGTCTGAGGACGCCAGTCCGGGTAATAGCATGAGTGAAGAAGAGCTACTTGCGCGTATTGCATGGTTTTACTATCACGATGGCCTGACACAAGGTGACATCGGCGATTTGCTTGGTTTGAGCCGGTTAAAAGTCTCCAGATTACTGGAGAAAGGGCGGCAATCAGGCGTCATTCGGGTACAAATTAACTCTCGTTACGAGGGGTGTTTGGCGCTGGAAGATACCCTGCAAAAACATTTCTCTTTGAAACAGGTGCGCGTTTTGCCTGCACTGGCGAATATGAATCTTAGTGCCAGATTAGGGGTTGGTGCGGCACATTTGCTGATGGCATTGATTGAACCGCAGCAATTATTGGCCGTGGGATTTGGTGAAACCACCATGTGCGCATTGCAACATTTAAGTGGTTTTATCTCATCACAACAAATTAGGTTAGTCACACTATCTGGAGGTGTCGGTCCTTATATGACCGGTATTGGTCAACTGGATGCCGCCTGTTCAATCAATATTATCCCTGCCCCATTACGTGCTTCCACTGCTCAGGTTGCTGAAACATTTCGTCAGGAGAGCAGCGTCCGAGATGTTTTGCTAGCGGCTTGTGCGGCTGATATTGCTATCGTTGGTATTGGTGCAGTTAATCAGCAACAGCAGGCGACAATTATGCGTTCTGGTTATATCAGTGGTGGTGAACAGCTAATGTTTGGTCGGAAAGGCGCTGTGGGCGATATCCTTGGTTATTTTATGCGCGCTGATGGTGAACTGGTGGAGGATATGCAGATTCATCAGGAGCTGATTGGTATCTCCATGCCAGAACTGAAAACCATCCCGACAGTGATTGGTGTTGCGGGAGGGGAAGAGAAAGCGGAAGCCATTATTGCTGCGCTGAATGGTCAATATATCAATGGGCTGGTGACGGAAGAACAGACTGCCAGAGTCATGCTGAATTTGCTGCGTTAA